TTTGTGCAAACTCTTGTGCGTCTTCTGTTGGCACTGCTCTTAAGCTTCCGAGATCGCATTTGTTTCCGATTAGCATTATCACTATGTTCTTGTCCGCATGTCCTCTTAATTCTTCCAGCCATTTCGCCATGTGATCGAATGATTGACGTTTGGTCATGTCATAGACCAACATTGCTCCAACTGCTCCACGGTAGTATGCGCTTGTCACCGCCCGATATCTGCAATTAGAACAAGAGTCAAAGTTTTGATTCACGTACATACATGTCTAAGAGAGAGCCTTAAAACAGAGTGATCAGTCTCTAGTATACACGTGATGGTGATTATCGACCAAtacatagtatatatatgttaccaATTTTTGGCCATGCAGAAGAAATTGATTCACACAAGTGGATGCTCATGTTCCTAGGCTCCTAGCTAGAGTAACAAAAGCAAATGCGGAACTATCTGGTTTTTAGTAAAGTTCATACAGAACAACCTTTGGTTCGGATATATTTTAATAACCCACATGCTTCTCCAAATACTGTCGCCACTTTATTTGTGCAACATACTGGttattttcaatattaaaaacataGTACTAATAATTATCATTTGCATTAGAACCTCGGAAGACAAACAGAATTCAAGATATTCAATTCCAACCTGTGATTCACATATGTCTAGTTTGTTGCCTAACATGTGAATAATGCATATCTGACAAAACTAATGATTGAATGGGATGAGTTGTGAATGTTTCCGACAATAACCAAACTGGGTTGTATCAATGTCTTACCATTTTATATACATGCCAATGCCACTCTTGATGAtggtttcaaaaacaaaaacaagaaaagtaaaaaaggaaGTGCAAGCAAAAAAAACCTTTCTTGGCCAGCGGTATCCCAAATCTGAGCTTTGACGGTTTTGTTATCAATGACGAGCGTTTTAGTCTGGAATTCAACACCGATGGTGGCTTTAGAATCGACGCTAAACTCATTCCTAGCAAACCTAGCAAGCAGCTGAGTTTTGCCAACCGCCGAATCACCGATCAACACAACTTTGAATACGTAATCGATCTTTTGGTTATAATCTCCATACAAATTAGACATATCTTTCCCCTCTTATCtaaaatacttatatatattaacaaaaaaaacaacaacaacaaaacggTGGCAATCAGAAAAATTTCAAGAATTCACGAAACACGAAAAGGGCTCCTCTCAAACACAGATCAAAACGCGACGGGTCTCGGATTCGACCATGAACGGTACAAGACACTCAGATCACAATGAAtggtgagaaaaaaaattattcagagaaagcaaaagagagGATTAACGGCCGATGCGGGGACCATGGATCACAAACTTCACCCTTCATCTTGGCCGTTTATATTATTTACTCGCAGCTACGGTACGGTAAAATCATAACCGGCGCAATCAAAACCAActaattcaaaaccaaaaaaatcaaattcggTTTAACTATCTAATTAATACCCCTAAAGCTCAGTCACCAAATTAGGTTTTAGAATGTTGAGGCGGCAACACAAAAAGGTATTGGCGCCATAAACCTTCtaaagaagcttttttttttttttttttaataacttgaCCGCTTCTCTAGCGA
The Camelina sativa cultivar DH55 chromosome 15, Cs, whole genome shotgun sequence DNA segment above includes these coding regions:
- the LOC104745429 gene encoding ras-related protein RABA4d, with translation MSNLYGDYNQKIDYVFKVVLIGDSAVGKTQLLARFARNEFSVDSKATIGVEFQTKTLVIDNKTVKAQIWDTAGQERYRAVTSAYYRGAVGAMLVYDMTKRQSFDHMAKWLEELRGHADKNIVIMLIGNKCDLGSLRAVPTEDAQEFAQRENLFFMETSALEATNVETAFLTILTEIYRIISKKSLTADDDDADGNSSLLKGTRIIIPSEQESGKRGGCCGKS